TTGCCGGCGGCGAGCCGAGTCGAAGACAGCTTGTCGGCTTTGGCAACTACGTTGTTGCGCGGCCCGCGGAGCACCACCGAGACCGAGTCCTCATCCACGCTCAGGTCGCTCAGGTCAGTGATGTCCACGACGATCAGCAGATTCGTGTTCGGGGCTACGACGAAGTTGTTGAACGGGTAGCGGATGAACACCTGAGGAGCGGTTCGGTCTATCGTTACCGACACCGTCTTCGTGTCGGTGTTACCCGCCTTGTCCGTCGCCACGATTTGGATCGTGTGCCTTCCTTCGCTGTATGTCGAAGTGAACCAATCCACTTCGATGCCGGAGGAGTTGCCGGTGCCTCCGTCAAGTTCTTCGCCGTCTACTGTGACCGTCCACTTGTCGAGGTTCTGCTCGACGACGTTGGCGGTGATGAGAACGCTTTCGCCGACAAAGGAGTCAGCCTCGGGTTGGATATTCTCTATGGACGGACTGGTGTTGTCCACCTTGATGTTGCGGACGAGGGTCGCGACGTTGCCGGCCTTGTCACGAGCGGTAACGTCTATCGTGTGAGGACCGTCCGGGAATCGCCGCACGCCTCCCACTCGGACGCGAGTATCCCAATCCACACTGATCGAACCAGTGGTGCCGGTATTGTTGGGGATGTCCACCACGCCATCAATCCGAACGGTCCACGTGTCGAGGTTGGAATCGATGACGGTCCCGGTGATCGGCGCGATGCCCCGCACGAACGCATCGGCGAGAGGCGCGGTGAGGTCCACGTTGGGGGCGATCTTGTCTATGTCGAAGCTAACGATCGCCTCTTGGGTGTTCCCCGCCTTGTCGAAGGCTGTCAGCTTAATCTCGTGCTTCCCCTCGCCGAGGGACGAGGTATCTAGGTTGGAGCTGACGGTGTTGGTCGTACCGGACGGGTTGCTGAGGCCGGTGGTACCGTCGTCCACCGCCAACTCCCAGCGGTCGAAATTCGCATCGGAGGCAGTTCCCTCGATCACGATGTTGCCGCCTTTGACGACGGTGTTCGCGGCGGGCGAAGTCAAGCTTGCGGTGGGCTTGATGTTGTCGGTGATAACGGTGACCTGGCTGGACCCTTGGTTGCCGGACTTGTCGAATGCTACGACGCGAACCACATGAGACCCTTCCGAGTACAGCTGAGTGTTCCACTTGGACGAGATCTCACTCTCGGTGCCGGAGTTGGGGAAGACTCCCGAGGTACCACCGTCCACCGTAATGTTCCATCGGTCTAGGTTGGTGTCTGTCACCGTGCCGGAGATATCTAGCGTTCCCTTTCCGAAGCCACCGGGGGTGGGAGTCACGCTGAAGGAGACCTGCGGTCCGGTGTTATCTACGGTGACATTCACGACGGCACGGTTCTCGTTGCCGGATGCGTCTGTGAGCAGGAGAGTCAGCGTACGTAACCCATCGGGAACTCCTTGCGCCACCGTGTCCCAGTCCACGTTGATGGTGTGGGTGGGGCCCACCCCGCTATATAGCGTGGCCCCTAGATCGGTCCGCAATGTGACGGACGCGGTGGCGTCTGGATGACGTGCCGAGCCCGTGATCTTGACTGTGCCCTTGACACCGGCGTTCTCGGCCGGTGCCGTGATCTTCACGACCGGGTCCACGTTGTTGCGCACGGCCAGTGCTCGCGTCAGAGTGCTGACATCGCCGAACTGGTTCGTTACCGTGAGGACCAGGGTGTGGGGCCCGTCCGAAAGGGTCGTCGAGTTCAGATCGTTGTTGATGTTCCCGGCGGAGCCCGTGGCGGCGTTCGTGAGTCCGTCCCAGCGGAGTGTCCAACTGTCGCCGGCGGCGCCGACCGCACGAACCAATCCCCCGACGGTCGCACTGTCCGTCGGGTTGTCCAGCCGAATGTACGTGGTGTTGTTGAGGACTACGCCGGTGACGGAGTTTTGTCCACTCGAAGGCACGGTGTCTGTGGCGGTTACGCGGATCTCATAATCGTTCGCGTCTGGGAAGCCACCTCCCGCGGAGCTCCACGTGGCACTCACCGTACTGTTGGTGGCAGTGCCGCTCGCGACGTTCGTATAGCCTAAGCCCGCATCGGTGGAGCGGACCTCCACCACCCAGTTCATGAGGCCGACACCGCCGCTCAGCGTGAAACTGACGCGCACGTCTCCACCGATCGTGCCGGTGCCGGTTGGGGAGTTGATGGTGACCGAGGGCACGCTGAGGCCCACTCCAGGCAACATCACAAGCGCAAGCAGCCACTGGAGGCGGACGACCGCCCTGAACATTCCTTTGCTCATCGATCCACAGCTCCTTTTGTGCCGGTGGCCTGCCGGCAAGATCGGCTTCCACTGACCGGAAAGACACGCCTTCAGTCTGCGTTCTTCGCCGGTCGGCAGACATATTCCTACAATGTTTACCCGCTACTCGCAGTGAATGGCAATAAGTGGCGAGCGGATGCGATTATTCGGATGGCGAGAAGCACTGTACTCGTACGCGACCCGCGAAGTGCGACTCGAGCCGCTTTGCGAGAGCCTCCACGCCTGGTTGCTCCGTCGCAGCGTGCGTTGCGTCTACGATGCCGAGCCCTCGTTCGTACGCCTCGACAATCTGATGGTGCCGTAACTCGCCCGTCAGCAGCGCGTCAGCGCCTGCTGCGGCAGCCTCCCCAACGAAGTCACCCCCCGAGCCGCCGACGACCGCGATCCGCCCGACTCGCTCTTTCGCAGCGCCGAGCCAACGCGGCGTACAGGTCAGCCGTTGGCTGACGGATGCGAGGAACTCGGTTGGCGTTTGCGGGGCGGGCAGATCGCCTATGCGGCCCAAAAACGTTTCCGGGCCGGAACGCACGGGCAGAATGTCGAACGCAGGCTCCTCGTATGGATGCGACGCGCGTAGCGCCCGGACCAACTCGCCCTCGACTGCCTCCGGCGCCACAGTCTCGAGGCGGTACTCCTCGACTTCCTCTCTCATGCCCACTTCGCCGATGGCCGGATTGGCACCGGGCAGGGGCTCGAAGGTGCCGGTGCCGAGATGGAAGAATGCGCAACGGCGGTAGAGACCGATTTGGCCTGCACCGGCAATCGAGAGGGCATCGAGCACGCGCTGAACGTCGGGGCGCGGCACGAAGGTGACGAACTTGATGAACCTACGTGCCCCGTGCGCCGCGAAGGAATGGACGTTCTGCAGCCCGATGGCGGACGCTAGGGCGTCATTCACGCCTCCGGGCGCGACGTCCCAATTGGTGTGCGCCACGTAGAGCGCCATCTCGTGGCGACAGAGGAGGGAAACGCTGCGACCGACGGGATCGCTCGGGTCTATGCGGGACAACGGGCGGTAGATCAGTGGGTGGTGACTGACGAGCAGCTCGCAACCTTCGTTCGCGGCTCTCTCCACCTGCGTGGGGCTCGCGTCCAAAGCGACGGCCACGGCCTGAAGGACGCGGTCTCTGTCGCCGACTTGGTGCCCCACGGGGTCGCCCGGCACCGCAGTATCCAGTGGCGCCCAGCGCCCGATGATCTGCTCGACCTCTCGAATCGTGACTTCCGCCATTCGCTCTTCTCCGACACCGATTGTCCCAC
This window of the Fimbriimonadia bacterium genome carries:
- a CDS encoding Nif3-like dinuclear metal center hexameric protein, translated to MAEVTIREVEQIIGRWAPLDTAVPGDPVGHQVGDRDRVLQAVAVALDASPTQVERAANEGCELLVSHHPLIYRPLSRIDPSDPVGRSVSLLCRHEMALYVAHTNWDVAPGGVNDALASAIGLQNVHSFAAHGARRFIKFVTFVPRPDVQRVLDALSIAGAGQIGLYRRCAFFHLGTGTFEPLPGANPAIGEVGMREEVEEYRLETVAPEAVEGELVRALRASHPYEEPAFDILPVRSGPETFLGRIGDLPAPQTPTEFLASVSQRLTCTPRWLGAAKERVGRIAVVGGSGGDFVGEAAAAGADALLTGELRHHQIVEAYERGLGIVDATHAATEQPGVEALAKRLESHFAGRVRVQCFSPSE